AAACGCAGCGAATCCACCTGCGAGCAAGAGTTGAACAATCACTGGTAAGTAATCAGTTAACATGAGTTCCGTTTACTTCCGGCATGGATGCCACTCGGTATACAATATTACCCAAAGGAAATCGACAAAACGTAAAGACTGTCAGAATGTGAGCCATTCCCCCCACGGGATTATTTTCACTTAGTTCATTGAACTGGAACGAAAGATACTCGTTTCCAAGGAAAAGGTCAATACTCCGTGGGGTTCTCCGCAGAATCTGCGGGATTTAACCGATTTAACTCCTCATGAAAATCGCCCGTTTCGCGAAACCGTTTGTACACCGAAGCGAATCGGATGTATGCAACATCGTCGATTCCTGAAAGCTCTTTCATCACAAATTCACCAATTCGGAGGGAACTAATTTCGACACCGGCTGCAATTATCTTTTGCTCGATTCGCTCGACGAGTTCTTCGATCTGGGTTTCAGTGATCGGACGTTTAGCAAATGCAATCTGGATACCACTCGTGAGTTTGTCGCGAGAGTACGGTTCGATACGGCGGTCGCGCTTAATGACCCGGACTTCTGCTGCCTCGATGTATTCGTAAGTTGTGAAACGCATGCCACACGCGACACATTCCCGGCGGCGGCGCGTTGCCATCCCTTCGCGAATGGAGCGCGAATCAATTACCCGATCTTCCAATGATTGACATTTCGGACAACGCATATTTTACACAAGCGCTTGAGAAAGAAGGTCTTCGATCCGTTTAACCGGAACGAATTTTACTTTAGATTTCACCGAATCCGGCATTTCTTCTAAGTCGCTGATATTCTGATCCGGAATGAAAATCGTTTTGATGCCGGCACGAGCGGCTGCGACCGATTTTTCCCGCAAACCACCAATTGGCAAGACTTTCCCTTGCAATGTAATTTCACCAGTCATCGCGATATCGCCGCGAATTTTACGTTTCGTGAAGAGCGATACAAGCGCGGTCGTCATTGTAACACCTGCTGAAGGCCCGTCTTTTGGCGTTGCACCCTCGGGGATATGGATATGCACGTCGAGACCCTTCAAGAAGTCAGCGTCCAAATTCCAGAGCTTGTGATGAGATCGAATAAATGATAATGCGATCTCAGCTGATTCTTTCATCACACTGCCTAATTGTCCAGTAAGAAACAGCCCTTTCGTGCCGGGCATCGACGTCGCTTCGATTTTTAGAACATCGCCGCCGACGGGCGTCCACGCTAATCCATTGGCAACGCCGATCAATGACGACTCTTTTTTATTGGAGTCGAGATGACGCGGGGGGCCAAGTAATTTTGCTACTTCGTCTTTATCGACAATATGCGGCGGTTCCAACTTCTTCTCAGCTTTTTCGAC
This window of the bacterium genome carries:
- the nrdR gene encoding transcriptional regulator NrdR, producing MRCPKCQSLEDRVIDSRSIREGMATRRRRECVACGMRFTTYEYIEAAEVRVIKRDRRIEPYSRDKLTSGIQIAFAKRPITETQIEELVERIEQKIIAAGVEISSLRIGEFVMKELSGIDDVAYIRFASVYKRFRETGDFHEELNRLNPADSAENPTEY